Proteins from one Ahaetulla prasina isolate Xishuangbanna chromosome 2, ASM2864084v1, whole genome shotgun sequence genomic window:
- the RAB3D gene encoding ras-related protein Rab-3D has translation MASANDTRQMPKDAADQNFDYMFKLLIIGNSSVGKTSFLFRYADDSFTSDFVSTVGIDFKVKTVYRNEKRVKLQIWDTAGQERYRTITTAYYRGAMGFLLMYDISNQESFNAVQDWATQIKTYSWDNAQVILVGNKCDLEDNRVIPTEDGKRLADELGLEFFEASAKDNINVKQVFERLVDIICEKMNESLDASSGMNSTNHKNTALKEASASQSNSCSC, from the exons ATGGCCTCTGCAAATGACACCCGACAGATGCCCAAGGATGCTGCTGACCAAAACTTTGATTACATGTTCAAGCTTTTGATCATTGGCAACAGCAGTGTAGGCAAGACATCATTTCTCTTCCGATACGCTGATGATTCCTTTACTTCAGACTTCGTTAGTACTGTCGGCATCGATTTCAAGGTGAAGACTGTCTACAGGAATGAAAAAAGAGTCAAGCTGCAGATTTGG GACACAGCTGGCCAAGAGCGGTATCGAACCATCACAACAGCCTACTACAGGGGAGCAATGGGTTTTTTACTCATGTATGATATTTCCAACCAAGAGTCTTTCAATGCTGTACAAGACTG GGCAACTCAGATCAAGACTTACTCCTGGGATAATGCTCAAGTGATTCTGGTTGGGAACAAGTGTGACCTGGAGGATAATCGAGTAATACCCACTGAAGATGGCAAGAGACTTGCTGATGAACTAG gttTAGAATTCTTTGAAGCCAGTGCCAAGGATAATATCAATGTCAAGCAGGTCTTTGAGCGCTTGGTGGACATAATCTGTGAGAAGATGAATGAGAGCCTGGATGCAAGCTCTGGCATGAACAGCACCAATCATAAGAACACTGCCCTGAAGGAAGCATCAGCTTCACAGTCCAACAGTTGTTCCTGCTAG